The Achromobacter deleyi genome has a window encoding:
- a CDS encoding imelysin family protein yields MERQAKRVFKKAALAALMLAAPLAARAELPADLGERLARDYARPAVAKMTDAAASLDGALGGWCAKPDAAGAARVGEAFTTLAQAWSGVEILRFGPLVQANRFERLAFWPDTRGVMPKQVQALIAAKDEALLKPGALAGRSVAVQGLPALEYVLYGEPALLKQSGAPGFAYACGYARAVSANVAAISRDVGEAWSATGEFGRQFAKPHPGNDLYRDPQEVAAEAMKALSTGLQFARDVKIVPVLGDTPEAARPKRAAFWRSNLSTQLLAANLDGLQAFYQAGGYPLPPGGEWMDVSVRGELTSAAQTLRAVPVPLDQALAGEEGRRLLLLASLTIKNAKAIVDQDLAPALGVTIGFNALDGD; encoded by the coding sequence ATGGAGCGACAAGCCAAGCGTGTGTTCAAGAAAGCCGCGCTCGCGGCGCTGATGCTGGCGGCCCCGCTGGCCGCGCGGGCCGAATTGCCCGCCGACCTGGGCGAGCGCCTGGCGCGCGACTACGCCCGGCCCGCCGTGGCGAAGATGACGGACGCCGCGGCGTCCCTGGATGGCGCGCTGGGCGGCTGGTGCGCCAAGCCCGATGCGGCCGGCGCCGCGCGCGTCGGCGAGGCCTTCACGACCTTGGCTCAAGCCTGGTCGGGCGTGGAGATCCTGCGCTTCGGGCCGCTGGTGCAGGCCAATCGCTTCGAGCGTCTGGCGTTCTGGCCCGACACCCGCGGCGTCATGCCCAAGCAGGTGCAGGCGCTGATCGCGGCCAAGGACGAAGCGCTGCTCAAGCCCGGCGCCCTGGCCGGGCGCAGCGTCGCGGTGCAAGGGCTGCCCGCCCTGGAGTACGTGCTGTACGGCGAGCCGGCTCTGCTCAAGCAGAGCGGCGCGCCAGGTTTTGCCTATGCCTGCGGCTACGCCCGCGCGGTGTCCGCCAACGTCGCGGCGATCTCCCGCGATGTGGGGGAGGCCTGGAGCGCCACGGGCGAGTTTGGCCGGCAGTTCGCCAAGCCCCATCCGGGCAATGACCTGTATCGCGATCCGCAGGAAGTGGCGGCGGAGGCCATGAAGGCCCTGTCCACCGGCTTGCAGTTCGCGCGCGACGTGAAGATCGTCCCGGTGCTGGGCGATACGCCCGAAGCCGCGCGGCCCAAGCGCGCGGCGTTCTGGCGCAGCAACCTGTCCACGCAGCTGCTCGCGGCCAACCTGGACGGCCTGCAGGCCTTCTATCAGGCGGGCGGCTATCCCTTGCCGCCGGGCGGCGAGTGGATGGACGTGTCCGTGCGCGGCGAACTCACCAGCGCCGCGCAAACCCTGCGGGCCGTGCCGGTTCCGCTGGACCAGGCGCTGGCGGGCGAAGAAGGGCGCCGCCTGCTGCTTTTGGCATCGCTGACCATCAAGAACGCCAAGGCCATCGTCGATCAGGATCTGGCGCCGGCGCTGGGCGTCACCATCGGATTCAATGCGCTCGATGGCGATTGA
- a CDS encoding DUF1513 domain-containing protein, which translates to MAIDRRRFLSLAAALGLSPGVARAVLPAGGGPLYLSARKRGGRDEAVLLDEAGRDRLAIPMPARGHSFAIDPAGRRAVVFGRQPGFFALGFSLDGGEPVALPLHEERHFFGHGAYVDGGRLLAATENDFEAGRGVLGLYDATPGGGYRRVGEFDSGGIGPHEVVLMPDGKTLCVANGGILTHPDYGKLELNLDTMRPSLAYIDAASGQLLEKVELGPELHRLSIRHLALAADGAVWFGCQYMGPAADRPALVGRHKRGARLELFEGPPETLRNMRNYVGSVTVDASGGIVATSSPVGGQVIYWDASSGRCLGTTALADGCGVAPAARTGFLVSSGLGAMLRTDAAGQEKALLPPSRELSWDNHFRIVPA; encoded by the coding sequence ATGGCGATTGACCGCCGTCGCTTCCTGTCGCTGGCGGCGGCCCTGGGGCTGTCGCCCGGCGTGGCGCGGGCGGTCCTGCCCGCCGGGGGCGGCCCGCTGTACCTGAGCGCGCGCAAGCGTGGCGGGCGCGACGAGGCCGTGCTGCTGGACGAGGCGGGCCGCGACCGGCTGGCCATCCCCATGCCGGCGCGAGGCCACAGCTTTGCAATCGATCCCGCCGGACGGCGCGCCGTGGTGTTCGGCCGCCAGCCGGGTTTCTTCGCCCTGGGATTTTCCCTGGACGGCGGCGAGCCCGTGGCGCTGCCCCTGCACGAGGAACGGCATTTCTTTGGCCATGGAGCCTATGTGGATGGCGGCCGCCTGCTGGCCGCCACCGAGAATGATTTCGAGGCGGGGCGCGGCGTGCTGGGCCTGTACGATGCCACGCCGGGCGGCGGATACCGGCGAGTCGGCGAGTTCGACTCCGGCGGCATCGGTCCGCACGAGGTCGTGCTGATGCCCGACGGCAAGACGCTGTGCGTGGCCAACGGCGGCATCCTTACGCATCCCGACTACGGCAAGCTGGAACTGAACCTGGACACGATGCGGCCGTCCCTGGCCTACATCGACGCGGCCAGCGGCCAGCTGCTGGAAAAGGTGGAACTGGGTCCCGAACTGCATCGCCTGTCGATCCGGCACCTGGCCTTGGCGGCCGACGGCGCGGTGTGGTTTGGCTGCCAGTACATGGGGCCGGCCGCCGACCGCCCGGCGCTGGTGGGCAGGCACAAGCGCGGCGCCCGGCTGGAACTGTTCGAAGGGCCGCCAGAGACGCTGCGCAACATGCGCAACTATGTCGGCTCGGTAACCGTAGACGCATCGGGCGGCATCGTCGCCACGTCCAGCCCCGTGGGCGGACAGGTCATCTACTGGGACGCCTCCAGCGGACGATGCCTGGGCACCACCGCGCTGGCCGACGGCTGTGGCGTGGCGCCCGCCGCGCGAACGGGCTTTCTGGTCAGCAGCGGCCTTGGCGCGATGCTGCGAACGGACGCCGCGGGGCAGGAGAAAGCGCTGCTGCCGCCGTCGCGCGAGCTGTCCTGGGACAATCACTTCCGCATCGTTCCCGCCTGA
- a CDS encoding mechanosensitive ion channel family protein gives MDEAVKEFNVWAPRLMDMGVNLLIALLILVIGWWVSSLLGGWVRRAATRSSKVDPTIVPMFYSTVVWAVRIFTVIAVLARFGVQTASLIAVLGAAGLAVGLALQGTLQNIAAGIMLLMLRPIRAGEYVALSSGVEGTVEEVGLFLTRLVQGDGIHLTLPNSTVWNATITNYSRNKTRRLDIPVPVRYGDDLNVVLAKLQQIVDARTDALKDPAPLVKVVDYKENGVIVNVRVWAEASKYWDLRWGLYQQIRSSLEEAGFQAPIPLREIQNPKAGAAA, from the coding sequence ATGGATGAAGCCGTAAAAGAATTTAACGTCTGGGCTCCCAGGCTGATGGATATGGGTGTCAATCTGCTCATCGCCTTGCTGATCCTGGTCATCGGCTGGTGGGTCTCGTCGTTGCTGGGTGGCTGGGTCCGTCGGGCCGCGACGCGCTCCAGCAAGGTCGACCCCACTATCGTGCCCATGTTCTACAGCACGGTGGTCTGGGCGGTGCGGATCTTCACGGTGATCGCGGTGCTGGCGCGCTTCGGGGTGCAGACGGCCAGCCTGATCGCGGTGCTGGGCGCCGCCGGCCTGGCAGTCGGCCTGGCCTTGCAGGGGACGCTGCAGAACATCGCGGCGGGCATCATGCTGCTGATGCTGCGTCCCATCCGCGCGGGCGAATACGTGGCGCTGAGCTCCGGCGTGGAAGGCACGGTCGAAGAGGTCGGCCTGTTCCTGACGCGCCTGGTCCAGGGCGATGGCATCCATCTGACCTTGCCCAACAGTACCGTGTGGAACGCCACCATCACCAACTACAGCCGCAACAAGACGCGTCGCCTGGATATCCCGGTGCCGGTGCGATATGGCGACGACCTGAACGTGGTGCTGGCCAAGCTGCAGCAGATCGTGGATGCGCGTACCGATGCGCTGAAGGACCCGGCGCCGCTGGTGAAGGTGGTCGACTACAAGGAGAACGGCGTCATCGTGAACGTGCGCGTGTGGGCCGAAGCCAGCAAGTACTGGGACCTGCGCTGGGGCCTGTACCAGCAGATCCGCAGCTCGCTGGAAGAGGCCGGCTTCCAGGCCCCGATCCCGCTGCGTGAGATCCAGAATCCCAAGGCCGGGGCCGCGGCCTGA
- a CDS encoding IclR family transcriptional regulator translates to MQDSDAAAAGPRTLRRGLAVLAALRDQGPDGLSVTDIARLTGIQRPTIYRLLAALLDAGLVLPVTGTKKYRAQLAVDPDTRSRDPRVRQLLPVLRRLADRTGDAVFLVVREDDDSISLHREIGSYPVQILATYAGKRQPLGVGSGGMALLAALPDDLARGIVERNSGRLDEYGGMTPQEMYRLIENTRARGYSVVGNHAVRGALGVGCALLDAQGAPLLAVSVTAIIDRMPAQRQREIAGWIKAELARLSMQA, encoded by the coding sequence ATGCAAGACAGCGATGCCGCGGCCGCAGGCCCACGCACATTGCGGCGCGGTCTGGCCGTCCTGGCCGCCCTGCGGGACCAGGGCCCCGACGGCCTGAGCGTGACCGACATTGCCCGCCTGACGGGCATACAGCGCCCCACCATCTACCGACTGCTGGCCGCCCTGCTGGACGCGGGGCTGGTGCTACCGGTGACGGGCACCAAGAAATACCGTGCCCAGCTTGCGGTGGACCCGGACACGCGTTCGCGCGATCCGCGCGTGCGCCAGCTGCTGCCTGTGTTGCGCCGCCTGGCCGACCGGACGGGCGACGCGGTGTTCCTGGTGGTGCGCGAAGATGACGACTCGATCAGCCTGCACCGGGAAATCGGCAGCTATCCCGTGCAGATCCTGGCCACGTACGCCGGCAAGCGGCAACCGCTGGGCGTGGGATCCGGCGGCATGGCGCTCTTGGCGGCCCTGCCCGACGACCTCGCGCGCGGCATCGTCGAACGCAATTCCGGCAGGCTGGACGAATACGGCGGCATGACGCCCCAGGAGATGTACCGCCTGATCGAAAACACCCGCGCCCGCGGGTATTCGGTGGTCGGCAACCACGCGGTGCGCGGCGCGCTCGGCGTGGGCTGCGCGCTGCTCGATGCGCAGGGCGCGCCGCTGCTGGCCGTCAGCGTCACCGCCATCATCGACCGCATGCCGGCGCAGCGCCAGCGGGAGATCGCGGGCTGGATCAAGGCCGAGCTGGCCCGGCTGTCGATGCAGGCCTGA
- a CDS encoding Bug family tripartite tricarboxylate transporter substrate binding protein: MTTGQKPGLRRLAATLLATAASAFAMGSAHAAYPDKPVRIVVGFSAGGTTDVIARIMAKELTESLGQSFVVENKPGAGSNIATDQVQRATPDGYTLLFVAVTSAINQTLYKNVSFDLTRDFAPVALGAKVPNILVVNPQVPVKSVQELVEYAKKNPGKLAFASSGSGTSIHMAGELFKMKAGVDVLHVPYKGSAPAMTDLIGGQVQFMFDNMPSAWPHAQSGKLRALAVTTSERSKSAPDLPTMKESGFADFDVSSWFGLLAPAGTPPEVINKLNAAMQQALDKPSVQTSFEKLGAVGVKTTPAEFGQFIKSEVEGWAPVVKASGATVD; encoded by the coding sequence ATGACTACAGGTCAAAAGCCTGGCCTGCGGCGTCTGGCCGCCACCCTTCTGGCCACCGCCGCAAGCGCATTTGCAATGGGTTCCGCCCACGCAGCCTATCCTGACAAGCCCGTCCGCATCGTGGTCGGTTTTTCGGCTGGCGGCACCACCGACGTGATCGCCCGCATCATGGCCAAGGAGCTTACCGAGAGCCTGGGCCAATCGTTCGTGGTCGAGAACAAGCCTGGCGCCGGCAGCAACATCGCCACCGACCAGGTCCAGCGCGCCACGCCCGATGGCTACACGCTGCTGTTCGTGGCCGTGACCAGCGCCATCAACCAGACGCTGTACAAGAACGTCTCGTTCGACCTGACCCGCGACTTCGCGCCGGTGGCGCTGGGCGCCAAGGTGCCCAATATCCTGGTCGTGAATCCCCAGGTGCCCGTGAAATCGGTGCAGGAACTGGTGGAATACGCCAAGAAGAATCCCGGCAAGCTGGCGTTCGCGTCGTCCGGCAGCGGCACCTCCATCCACATGGCGGGCGAGCTGTTCAAGATGAAGGCGGGCGTGGACGTGCTGCACGTGCCCTACAAGGGCAGCGCCCCGGCCATGACCGACCTGATCGGCGGCCAGGTGCAGTTCATGTTCGACAACATGCCGTCGGCCTGGCCGCACGCCCAGTCGGGCAAGCTGCGCGCCCTGGCCGTGACGACCAGCGAACGCTCCAAGAGCGCGCCGGACCTGCCCACCATGAAGGAATCGGGCTTTGCCGATTTCGACGTGTCGTCGTGGTTCGGCCTGCTGGCGCCGGCCGGCACCCCGCCGGAGGTCATCAACAAGCTCAACGCCGCCATGCAGCAGGCGCTGGACAAGCCTTCCGTGCAGACCAGCTTTGAAAAGCTGGGCGCCGTGGGCGTGAAGACGACGCCGGCCGAATTCGGCCAGTTCATCAAGTCGGAAGTGGAAGGCTGGGCCCCGGTGGTCAAGGCCTCCGGCGCAACGGTGGATTGA
- a CDS encoding RNA methyltransferase, which produces MTQAFSRVRFVMVNPSHPGNVGSAARAIKTMGFSELVLVEPKFPDVTSQPEAVALASGALDVLENARIYGSLEEALAPVTMAFALTARVRDLGPPPCDIRQAADLACAHLAETAEGVAAVVLGTERAGLTNAQIALCHRICHIPANPEYSSLNVAQALQLAAWELRYALLVDQGAALLPASTAQESSRGAEPASSEAVQAFLAHWEEALIGVQFLDPAHPKKLMPRMRHLYSRLSLTRDEVDMMRGVCTAMLAKARKK; this is translated from the coding sequence ATGACTCAAGCATTTTCACGTGTTCGCTTCGTAATGGTGAACCCCAGCCACCCCGGAAACGTCGGTTCGGCGGCCCGCGCGATCAAGACGATGGGCTTCTCCGAACTGGTTCTGGTGGAGCCCAAGTTCCCGGATGTAACCAGCCAGCCGGAGGCCGTGGCGCTGGCCAGCGGCGCCCTCGACGTACTGGAAAATGCCCGGATCTACGGCTCCCTTGAAGAGGCGCTGGCCCCGGTCACCATGGCTTTCGCCCTGACCGCCCGGGTCCGCGACCTGGGCCCCCCGCCCTGCGATATCCGCCAGGCGGCCGATCTGGCCTGCGCCCATCTGGCCGAAACGGCCGAGGGCGTGGCCGCCGTAGTGCTCGGCACCGAACGCGCAGGCCTCACGAACGCCCAGATCGCGCTGTGCCATCGCATTTGCCACATCCCTGCCAATCCCGAGTACAGCTCGCTGAACGTCGCCCAGGCGCTGCAATTGGCCGCCTGGGAGCTGCGTTACGCCCTGCTGGTGGACCAGGGCGCCGCCCTGCTGCCCGCGTCGACCGCCCAGGAGTCCTCGCGCGGCGCCGAGCCCGCATCCAGCGAAGCGGTGCAGGCGTTCCTGGCGCACTGGGAAGAAGCGCTGATCGGCGTGCAGTTCCTGGATCCGGCCCATCCCAAGAAGCTGATGCCGCGCATGCGGCACCTGTATTCCCGCCTTTCGCTGACCCGCGACGAGGTGGACATGATGCGCGGCGTCTGCACCGCGATGCTCGCGAAGGCCAGAAAAAAATAG
- a CDS encoding inositol monophosphatase family protein: MHPMLNIAIKAARRAGTIINRASMDLERLSVARKGPRDYVTEVDRAAEESIVETLHAAYPDHAVLGEEFGLQGPDQAEFQWIIDPLDGTTNFIHGLPNYAVSIALTQRGQVTQAVIYDPSRNELFTASRGSGTFLNDRRVRVSGRTRYHDALLGAHWPNASDPETGSQRFRQMAEGATGVRRLGSTVLDLAYVATGRLDGFCGVGLKPWDLAAGSLMVLEAGGLVADFDGEQGWMDSGNVLAASPKIFTQMLSALNPPSAA, from the coding sequence ATGCACCCGATGCTCAATATCGCCATCAAGGCGGCCCGGCGTGCCGGCACCATTATCAACCGTGCCAGCATGGATTTGGAACGACTCAGCGTGGCTCGCAAGGGGCCGCGCGATTATGTCACGGAAGTCGATCGCGCCGCCGAGGAGTCCATCGTCGAAACGCTGCATGCCGCTTACCCGGACCATGCCGTGCTGGGCGAGGAGTTCGGGCTGCAAGGTCCGGACCAGGCCGAGTTCCAGTGGATCATCGATCCCCTGGACGGCACGACCAACTTCATCCACGGCCTGCCCAACTACGCCGTGTCGATCGCGCTGACCCAGCGCGGTCAGGTCACGCAGGCGGTCATCTATGACCCGTCGCGCAACGAACTGTTCACGGCCAGCCGCGGCAGCGGCACCTTCCTGAACGACCGCCGCGTGCGCGTCTCGGGCCGCACCCGCTACCACGATGCGCTGCTGGGCGCCCACTGGCCCAACGCCAGCGATCCGGAAACGGGCTCGCAGCGTTTCCGCCAGATGGCCGAAGGCGCCACCGGCGTGCGCCGCCTGGGCTCCACCGTGCTGGACCTGGCCTATGTAGCCACCGGCCGCCTGGACGGTTTCTGCGGCGTGGGCCTCAAGCCCTGGGACCTGGCCGCGGGCAGCCTGATGGTTCTGGAAGCCGGCGGCCTGGTCGCCGACTTCGACGGTGAGCAAGGCTGGATGGACAGCGGCAATGTGCTGGCCGCCAGCCCGAAGATATTCACGCAGATGTTGTCCGCGCTGAATCCGCCGTCGGCGGCTTGA
- a CDS encoding FAD:protein FMN transferase, with product MINPARRRFIGIVAASSALALTSSPLRRAHAAIAPTCWQGAALGADAELRLYHPDRQAAERLIAQALQELRRLEGIFSLYRDDSALAILNRQGYLENPPSDLLRLLGESQHYAVLTGGLFDPSVQPLWRVYAEHFAQAQADPAGPPAAAVASALAHVSYQGVELDTQRIQLRPGMALTLNGIAQGYITDKVTDLLRNGGLERALVDMGEIRGWDPSASPAGWRVGLADPQAPEQILAQVPIGNQALATSGGYGTPLDAAGRFSHLFDPRSGHARPRYRSVSVMATTATAADALSTAFSHMPLEDTQKIVRSLGLSAWMVLPDGKLITQTGRS from the coding sequence ATGATCAATCCCGCCCGCCGCCGCTTCATCGGCATCGTCGCCGCGTCATCCGCGCTGGCGCTCACTTCCAGCCCCCTGCGGCGCGCGCACGCCGCCATTGCCCCCACCTGCTGGCAAGGGGCGGCCCTGGGCGCGGACGCGGAGCTGAGGCTCTATCACCCCGACCGGCAGGCCGCCGAACGCTTGATTGCCCAGGCGCTGCAGGAACTGCGCCGCCTCGAAGGCATATTCAGCCTTTACCGCGACGACAGCGCGCTGGCCATCCTGAACCGCCAGGGATACCTGGAGAATCCCCCTTCCGACCTGCTTCGCCTGCTTGGCGAGAGCCAGCACTACGCCGTGCTGACGGGGGGCCTGTTCGATCCCTCCGTGCAGCCGCTGTGGCGCGTGTATGCGGAGCATTTCGCCCAGGCGCAGGCGGATCCGGCCGGACCGCCGGCCGCCGCGGTCGCGTCGGCGCTGGCGCACGTTTCCTACCAGGGCGTGGAGCTCGATACCCAGCGCATCCAGCTGCGCCCAGGCATGGCGCTGACGCTCAATGGCATCGCCCAGGGCTACATCACCGACAAGGTGACGGACCTGCTCAGGAACGGCGGACTGGAGCGGGCCCTGGTCGACATGGGCGAGATACGCGGGTGGGACCCGTCAGCCAGCCCGGCCGGGTGGCGGGTGGGGCTGGCCGATCCCCAGGCGCCCGAGCAGATCCTGGCGCAGGTTCCGATCGGCAATCAGGCCCTGGCGACATCCGGCGGCTATGGCACGCCGCTGGATGCGGCGGGCAGGTTCTCGCACCTGTTCGATCCGCGCAGCGGCCATGCCCGCCCCCGCTATCGCAGCGTATCCGTCATGGCGACCACCGCGACGGCCGCGGACGCGCTGTCCACGGCCTTCTCCCACATGCCGCTGGAGGACACGCAGAAAATCGTGCGCAGCCTGGGCCTGAGCGCCTGGATGGTGCTGCCGGACGGCAAGCTCATCACGCAGACCGGCCGCTCCTGA
- a CDS encoding nitrous oxide reductase accessory protein NosL — protein sequence MKPPRMAWILALLLALSACRGEDPRAETPAPSAITAEAVGHYCGMTLQDHAGPKGQIFVRGSSAPVWFSSIKQVFAYTLLPEEPKGISAIYVNDMAAAGPDGAADPASWIDAKLAYYVIEGSFVGGMGAADAMPFSDKTRALAFAQAHGGRVVSFSEMPEDYVFAQ from the coding sequence ATGAAGCCGCCGCGCATGGCCTGGATCCTGGCCCTCCTGCTGGCGCTGTCGGCCTGCCGCGGCGAGGATCCGCGCGCCGAGACGCCCGCCCCCAGCGCGATCACCGCCGAGGCCGTCGGCCACTACTGCGGCATGACGCTGCAGGACCACGCCGGCCCCAAGGGGCAGATTTTCGTCAGGGGCAGCTCCGCGCCGGTGTGGTTCTCGTCCATCAAGCAGGTGTTCGCCTACACGCTGCTGCCGGAGGAGCCCAAGGGCATCAGCGCCATCTATGTCAACGACATGGCCGCCGCCGGCCCGGACGGCGCCGCGGATCCCGCGTCCTGGATCGACGCGAAGCTGGCCTACTACGTCATAGAAGGAAGCTTCGTCGGGGGCATGGGCGCCGCGGACGCCATGCCGTTTTCGGACAAGACCCGCGCACTTGCCTTCGCCCAGGCCCACGGCGGCCGGGTCGTGAGCTTCTCCGAAATGCCAGAGGACTATGTCTTTGCCCAATAG
- a CDS encoding ABC transporter permease, producing MNAVYTIIGKEIRDGLRNRWVLATSLLLAALALALGLLGSSPTGAVKVDPLTVTVVSLSSLSIFLVPLIAMLLAYDAIVGEIDRGTMALLLSYPVSRWQVIVGKFIGHLAILAIATGAGYGSAGLALQWVYGGMDAGAWKPFALLIGASVLLGASFLAMGYLVSTLVRERATAAGIALGVWLFFVVIYDMGLLGVLAADQGRHVTPDLLNALLLANPSDVYRLLNLTGFENISMYAGMAGVSDQASLPVPLLVIAQLLWIAIPFLLAAVFFRRKQL from the coding sequence ATGAACGCGGTATACACAATCATCGGCAAGGAAATTCGCGACGGCCTGCGCAATCGCTGGGTCCTGGCGACGTCCCTGCTGCTGGCCGCCCTGGCGCTGGCGCTGGGGCTGCTGGGAAGCTCTCCCACCGGCGCGGTGAAGGTCGACCCGCTGACCGTCACCGTGGTCAGCCTGTCCAGCCTGTCGATCTTCCTGGTGCCCCTCATCGCCATGCTGCTGGCGTACGACGCCATCGTCGGCGAGATCGACCGCGGCACCATGGCCCTGCTGCTCAGCTACCCGGTATCGCGCTGGCAGGTGATCGTCGGCAAATTCATCGGCCACCTGGCCATCCTGGCGATCGCCACCGGCGCGGGCTACGGCTCGGCGGGCTTGGCGCTGCAATGGGTCTATGGCGGCATGGACGCCGGCGCATGGAAGCCGTTCGCGCTGCTGATCGGCGCCAGCGTGCTGCTGGGCGCGAGTTTCCTGGCCATGGGCTACCTGGTCAGCACCCTGGTGCGCGAACGCGCCACCGCCGCCGGCATCGCGCTGGGCGTCTGGCTGTTCTTCGTCGTGATCTACGACATGGGGCTGCTGGGCGTGCTGGCCGCCGACCAGGGCCGCCACGTGACCCCGGACCTGCTCAATGCCCTGCTGCTGGCCAATCCGTCCGATGTGTACCGGCTCCTGAACCTGACGGGCTTCGAGAACATATCGATGTATGCCGGCATGGCGGGCGTCAGCGATCAGGCCAGCCTGCCCGTGCCGCTGCTGGTGATCGCGCAATTGCTGTGGATCGCCATTCCCTTCCTGCTGGCGGCGGTCTTCTTCCGGAGGAAGCAGCTATGA
- a CDS encoding ABC transporter ATP-binding protein, with protein MSTALVTLSGVSKHYGTHRAIDGLDLDLHEGECVALAGHNGAGKSTLIKLVLGLIRPSHGRVTLFGQDAHSPAASRLRGRIGYLPETVALHPAMTGAETLAFYARLKRQPLANNAALLEKVGISGAANRRVGGYSKGMRQRLALAQALLGEPRILLFDEPTTGLDPASRLTFYEIVHELRAKGATILLSTHALSELAGHADRIVIMKAGLKIADGAMPALRQATGLPIRIRMTLAQSDPSYAPPPQWRQIDAGRYERLCSEADKVEAIRGIGAIASPISDLDIQVPGLDDIYAHLLEREDA; from the coding sequence ATGAGCACCGCCCTGGTGACGCTTTCCGGCGTCAGCAAGCATTACGGAACACACCGGGCCATCGACGGCCTGGACCTGGATCTGCATGAAGGCGAATGCGTGGCGCTCGCCGGCCACAACGGCGCCGGCAAGAGCACGCTGATCAAGCTGGTCCTGGGCCTGATCCGCCCTTCGCACGGACGCGTCACGCTGTTTGGCCAGGACGCCCACAGCCCCGCGGCCTCGCGCTTGCGCGGGCGCATCGGCTATCTGCCCGAAACCGTGGCGCTGCATCCGGCCATGACGGGCGCGGAGACCCTCGCCTTCTATGCGCGCCTCAAGCGCCAGCCGCTCGCCAACAACGCGGCGCTGCTGGAGAAGGTGGGAATTTCGGGAGCCGCCAACCGCCGCGTGGGCGGGTATTCCAAGGGCATGCGGCAGCGGCTGGCGTTGGCGCAGGCGCTGCTGGGCGAACCCCGGATCCTGCTGTTCGACGAGCCCACCACCGGCCTGGACCCCGCTTCGCGGCTGACGTTCTACGAGATCGTGCACGAGCTGCGCGCAAAGGGCGCAACCATCCTGCTGAGCACGCACGCCCTGTCGGAACTGGCCGGACACGCCGACCGCATCGTCATCATGAAGGCGGGCCTCAAGATCGCCGACGGCGCCATGCCGGCGCTGCGCCAGGCCACCGGCCTGCCCATACGCATCCGCATGACGCTCGCGCAATCGGATCCCTCGTATGCCCCGCCGCCGCAGTGGCGCCAGATCGACGCAGGACGATACGAACGGCTTTGCAGCGAAGCGGACAAGGTCGAGGCCATCCGCGGCATCGGCGCCATCGCCTCGCCCATCAGCGACCTGGACATACAAGTGCCCGGGCTTGATGACATCTATGCCCATTTGCTTGAACGGGAAGACGCATGA